A genomic window from Streptomyces spororaveus includes:
- a CDS encoding sigma-70 family RNA polymerase sigma factor, with product MLSTPGSARQQHLRDLSDGELCALLRGHTSESDAAASVVMDEVFARHHPSVLAYARTCCRDLSTAQDLAAEAFARTYRAIAWGAGPEYAWRPYLLTCVRRLAATWAREASRTRLSDDFEEWAAQLSDGQDTEDAVFSAEEGSLVLRAYRSLPERWQAVLWHSVVEHEPAAETAARLGISAGGVGSLVSRAREGLREAYLRAHLDQTASDECKYYGGQIAARLRRPRTRLTRDLNRHLQGCDDCARAERDLRDVNGRLGVLLLGGILLWNPASFLEALGGGGIQLAAGTLNGTQLVGSKVGAVKWAATAAVVGTAATVVVLLPADSESSRSGQVAAPASTSAAPEGPLPETAPIVAIGPAAFATAPATSLPSASTSVSASAVPPSVSPSVSPSTEGTGSALVNLASGLCVGLGGAGSDGPLQLEKCTGKSRQGWQRIPALQNTYQLRNADTGTCLDGTTGGGNVVQVTLRACRTGADRMTQLWRFEPEARTGGYRVWFVPKVWHSDYANHLLGPRNWPKADPPRPGSDLVHLPNYYNSANMLFALR from the coding sequence GTGTTGAGTACACCGGGTAGTGCCCGTCAGCAGCATCTCCGAGACCTCAGCGACGGGGAACTGTGTGCCCTGCTGCGCGGGCACACCTCGGAGTCCGACGCGGCGGCCAGCGTCGTGATGGACGAGGTGTTCGCCCGTCACCATCCCTCGGTGCTCGCCTACGCGCGCACCTGCTGCCGGGACCTGTCCACCGCCCAGGATCTCGCCGCCGAGGCCTTCGCCCGTACCTACCGTGCCATTGCCTGGGGGGCCGGGCCCGAGTACGCCTGGCGGCCGTACCTGCTGACCTGCGTGCGCCGCCTGGCGGCCACATGGGCGCGGGAAGCCTCCCGTACACGGCTGTCCGACGACTTCGAGGAATGGGCCGCCCAACTCTCGGACGGCCAGGACACCGAGGACGCCGTCTTCTCCGCGGAGGAGGGGTCGCTGGTCCTGCGCGCCTACCGGTCCCTGCCGGAACGCTGGCAGGCCGTGCTGTGGCACTCCGTCGTCGAACACGAACCGGCGGCCGAGACGGCGGCACGCCTGGGGATATCGGCGGGTGGCGTCGGATCACTGGTCTCGCGTGCGCGGGAAGGCTTGCGGGAGGCGTACCTGCGCGCGCACCTGGACCAGACCGCGAGCGACGAGTGCAAGTACTACGGAGGGCAGATCGCCGCACGGCTGCGCCGACCGCGCACGCGCCTCACCCGGGACCTGAACCGCCACCTCCAGGGGTGCGACGACTGTGCGCGGGCCGAGCGCGACCTGCGCGATGTCAACGGCCGTCTGGGCGTGCTGCTGCTGGGTGGCATCCTGCTGTGGAACCCTGCCTCCTTCCTGGAGGCCCTGGGCGGGGGCGGCATCCAGCTCGCCGCCGGCACGCTGAACGGGACGCAGCTCGTCGGATCGAAGGTCGGCGCCGTGAAATGGGCCGCTACGGCAGCCGTGGTCGGAACGGCGGCCACCGTGGTCGTCCTGCTGCCGGCCGACTCCGAGAGCAGCAGGTCCGGCCAGGTGGCGGCTCCCGCCAGTACCTCCGCGGCCCCGGAGGGCCCACTTCCGGAGACCGCACCGATCGTCGCCATCGGCCCGGCGGCCTTCGCCACGGCCCCGGCCACATCACTGCCTTCCGCCTCCACGTCCGTCTCGGCCTCCGCCGTGCCGCCCTCCGTGTCGCCCTCCGTGTCGCCCTCGACGGAAGGCACCGGCTCCGCCCTGGTCAACCTGGCCTCGGGACTGTGCGTGGGTCTCGGCGGCGCCGGTTCCGACGGCCCGTTGCAGCTGGAGAAGTGCACCGGAAAGTCCCGACAGGGATGGCAGCGGATCCCTGCCCTTCAGAACACCTACCAACTCCGCAACGCGGACACCGGCACCTGCCTGGACGGAACCACCGGCGGCGGGAATGTCGTACAGGTGACCCTGCGCGCCTGCCGGACCGGCGCGGACCGCATGACGCAACTCTGGCGGTTCGAGCCGGAGGCACGAACGGGCGGGTACCGCGTCTGGTTCGTGCCGAAGGTCTGGCACAGCGACTACGCCAACCATCTGCTGGGCCCGCGGAACTGGCCGAAGGCCGACCCGCCGCGTCCGGGATCGGACCTGGTCCACCTGCCCAATTACTACAACTCGGCCAACATGCTCTTCGCCCTGAGGTGA
- the gdhA gene encoding NADP-specific glutamate dehydrogenase — protein sequence MKDSKDRLEALRAEIERRNPAQPEFHQAVREVLETLAPVFTARPEYADPAVALVERLTEPERQITFRVPWQDDRGRVQVNRGYRVEFNSALGPYKGGLRFHPSVDIGVVKFLGFEQIFKNALTGLGIGGGKGGSDFDPHGRSDAEVMRFCQSFMTELHRHIGEHTDVPAGDIGVGGREIGYLFGQYRRITNRWEAGVLTGKGQGWGGSAIRPQATGYGSVLFAAEMLHVRGESLDGLTAVVSGSGNVALYTVEKLQQLGANPLTCSDSHGYVVDDKGIDLALLKQIKEVERGRVSEYAARRGSSARFVPGGRVWEVPADVAFPSATQNELDAQDARTLIGNGVKAVSEGANMPTTPEAVRILQEAGVAFGPGKAANAGGVAVSALEMSQNAGRVAWSAQRVEDELAAIMRSIHAVAHETAERYGAPGDYVTGANIAGFERVADAMLAQGVI from the coding sequence GTGAAGGACTCGAAGGACAGGCTGGAAGCACTGCGGGCCGAGATCGAGCGCCGCAATCCCGCACAGCCCGAGTTCCACCAGGCGGTACGGGAGGTCCTTGAGACCCTGGCTCCCGTCTTCACCGCCCGGCCCGAGTACGCCGACCCGGCCGTCGCCCTGGTGGAGCGCCTCACCGAGCCCGAACGGCAGATCACCTTCCGCGTCCCGTGGCAGGACGACCGGGGCCGTGTCCAGGTCAACCGCGGCTACCGCGTCGAGTTCAACAGCGCCCTCGGCCCGTACAAGGGCGGTCTGCGCTTCCACCCGTCGGTGGACATCGGCGTGGTGAAGTTCCTCGGCTTCGAGCAGATCTTCAAGAACGCCCTGACCGGCCTCGGGATCGGCGGCGGCAAGGGCGGCAGCGACTTCGACCCGCACGGCAGGTCGGACGCCGAGGTCATGCGCTTCTGCCAGTCCTTCATGACCGAGCTGCACCGCCACATCGGCGAGCACACCGACGTGCCCGCCGGCGACATCGGCGTCGGCGGCCGCGAGATCGGCTACCTCTTCGGCCAGTACCGGCGCATCACCAACCGCTGGGAGGCCGGCGTCCTGACCGGCAAGGGACAGGGCTGGGGCGGTTCCGCGATCCGGCCGCAGGCCACCGGCTACGGCAGCGTGCTCTTCGCCGCCGAGATGCTGCACGTCCGCGGCGAATCCCTCGACGGCCTGACCGCGGTCGTCTCCGGCTCCGGAAACGTCGCCCTCTACACCGTCGAGAAGCTTCAGCAGCTCGGCGCGAACCCGCTGACCTGCTCGGACTCCCACGGCTACGTCGTCGACGACAAGGGCATCGACCTCGCACTGCTCAAGCAGATCAAGGAGGTCGAGCGCGGGCGCGTCAGCGAGTACGCGGCGCGCCGCGGATCCTCGGCGCGGTTCGTCCCGGGTGGGCGGGTCTGGGAGGTCCCCGCGGACGTGGCCTTCCCCTCCGCGACGCAGAACGAACTCGACGCGCAGGACGCCCGCACGCTCATCGGAAACGGCGTCAAGGCGGTCTCCGAAGGCGCCAACATGCCGACCACTCCGGAGGCCGTACGGATCCTGCAGGAGGCCGGGGTCGCGTTCGGGCCCGGCAAGGCCGCCAACGCGGGCGGGGTGGCGGTCAGCGCCCTGGAGATGAGCCAGAACGCCGGCCGGGTGGCCTGGAGCGCGCAGCGGGTGGAGGACGAGCTCGCCGCCATCATGCGCTCGATCCACGCGGTCGCGCACGAGACCGCGGAACGGTACGGCGCCCCGGGCGACTACGTCACCGGCGCGAACATCGCCGGCTTCGAACGGGTCGCGGACGCGATGCTGGCGCAGGGCGTCATCTGA
- a CDS encoding GNAT family N-acetyltransferase, producing MTLLTHWPLAGLRLTTPRLELRLPNLDDLAALASLAAEGVHDPAVQPFTAAWTDVEPEQRARSVLQYHWSRWGEWRPEKWELNLVAVRDGTVVGTQGIGARDFSVRREVGTGSWLGRAYQRQRLGTEMRAAVLHLAFAGLGAQHAVSGAYADNAASLAVSRKLGYREDGIERHVVRSEPAVLHRLRLTAERWQRHQLVPVKVEGLTQCLPCFGLA from the coding sequence ATGACCCTGCTGACCCACTGGCCGCTTGCGGGCCTGCGATTGACCACGCCGCGTCTGGAGCTGCGGTTGCCGAACCTGGACGATCTCGCCGCGCTGGCTTCGCTGGCCGCCGAGGGTGTACACGACCCCGCGGTGCAGCCCTTCACCGCGGCATGGACCGACGTCGAGCCCGAACAGCGTGCTCGGAGTGTCCTGCAGTACCACTGGAGCCGCTGGGGCGAGTGGCGGCCGGAGAAGTGGGAGCTGAACCTGGTGGCCGTACGCGACGGGACCGTCGTGGGTACCCAGGGCATCGGTGCCAGGGACTTCTCGGTCCGCCGTGAAGTCGGCACGGGCTCCTGGCTGGGCAGGGCCTACCAACGGCAGCGCCTGGGGACCGAGATGCGCGCGGCTGTCCTCCACCTGGCCTTCGCCGGACTCGGCGCACAGCATGCTGTCTCTGGTGCGTATGCGGACAATGCTGCCTCGCTGGCGGTTTCGCGCAAGCTCGGCTATCGCGAGGACGGCATCGAGCGTCATGTCGTACGCTCCGAGCCCGCCGTCCTGCACAGGCTCCGCCTCACGGCTGAACGGTGGCAACGACACCAACTGGTGCCCGTGAAAGTGGAAGGGCTGACGCAGTGCCTGCCATGCTTCGGCCTGGCGTGA
- a CDS encoding cadmium resistance transporter, with translation MDLGIIGQAAGLFAVTNIDDILILALFFAQGAGHPGSTRRIVLGQYLGFAAILAVAVAAAFGATFLPESGIPYLGLLPLALGLKAAWQAWKDRRDGAGGEAEEQAKEGGPSPLEVAAVTFANGGDNIGVYVPVFATAGAGGMSVYAAVFLVLVAVWCFAGKFFATRPVIAKALARWGHILLPVVLIAIGLLILIEGGAFGL, from the coding sequence GTGGATCTGGGCATCATCGGGCAGGCAGCTGGGCTGTTCGCCGTCACGAACATCGACGACATCCTGATCCTGGCGCTGTTCTTCGCCCAGGGCGCCGGCCACCCCGGGTCCACCCGCCGGATCGTGCTGGGCCAGTACCTGGGCTTCGCCGCGATCCTCGCCGTGGCGGTGGCCGCGGCGTTCGGCGCCACCTTCCTGCCCGAGTCCGGCATCCCCTATCTCGGTCTGCTGCCGCTCGCCCTAGGCCTCAAGGCGGCCTGGCAGGCGTGGAAGGACCGCCGCGACGGGGCCGGGGGCGAGGCGGAGGAACAGGCGAAGGAGGGCGGGCCGAGCCCGCTGGAGGTCGCCGCGGTCACCTTCGCCAACGGCGGCGACAACATCGGCGTCTACGTGCCCGTCTTCGCCACCGCCGGAGCCGGCGGGATGAGCGTGTACGCCGCGGTGTTCCTCGTGCTGGTGGCCGTGTGGTGCTTCGCGGGCAAGTTCTTCGCCACCCGACCCGTCATCGCCAAGGCCCTCGCCCGCTGGGGCCACATCCTGCTCCCGGTGGTCCTGATCGCCATCGGCCTGCTCATCCTCATCGAGGGCGGCGCCTTCGGCCTGTGA
- a CDS encoding LodA/GoxA family CTQ-dependent oxidase — protein MAESPEVSDSPAQPPPRDCADEPIAGITAEFVGERMGDRVARGQDPLLRPVFVKFHGAARGVLTVAPDLPPELCVGFLRAAAEQGGLTAWVRVSSDTQPERPDLRRTVGWGIKLFGVPGPKLLQDDTRADTQDLVLQNHDVFFVDTARDMCEFQLDQAAYQQQHPLTRQILADMRKPVESTLTSTYWGVLPYAFGPDRHVKYKLVPAGCADGDPRAVPPDEDPSFLRGDLRHRLAAGPAAFDLLLQFRTDPDRMPLDRATVRWEESESAPVRVARLTLHQQDTAARGQEEYGDNLAFNPWHSLSEHEPVGSMAEARKVVYRASAARRRDANGIPAAEPGPARPSAAEPHGRDTRIVRAAVHPAIGVARVGDSAEEFFLAPEVDGAPPPATGTYKDASGALKRQAVRFRVYGYNAAGEAVAELTADNADLRWTVEVANKKAAWYQFQLALDIPEAAQAPATTLRNLTTVPAGERDRLAIRPGPRSIRGRERAGKPEYAFDTGTFLGHPVYLGELRTDEAGRLLFLGGRGVSASYPPVQATHFANNDGWHDDTCDGPVTAQVRIDGRSVPVDPAWVVVAPPNFAPELTSVRTMYDLMCDTFVAAGMLAPPERVSFTHDVLPVLRRLCDLQWVNRGFAALFGHGGREHFLAPGRLAELAGHGTRRDELRQQIWAMLRDPERDGLSPVPWPPIYGDSMSVRPVSERQHLALSPLQYGMLARWAAGDFDADHDPAATPPTAAPGSTALDGLPLAQRPAALDRAALSYCLADAFHPGCELSWPMRHATLYSAPFRVRHRDPARPEPGYGSTLTPQAVLAIDGPLYAQEPGGLTRWMAVPWQTDTARCRSGYYLGFGPRYDPYLPTFWPARVPNHVLTEENYRTAVDPAADPEERRTAFEDRAVWDRWLPSDRIAQMNAMVKDFGKLGIIARREVPTADTDTDRDTDRDTDTGSGDVVSLPASMLVESEVGFHPEEAPPPLRNLVCLHVPEAADPDVREEAVAAAIAAADRPDEEVLAGYFEKVARFPETP, from the coding sequence ATGGCGGAGAGCCCCGAGGTGTCCGACAGCCCCGCGCAGCCGCCCCCGCGCGACTGCGCCGACGAGCCGATCGCCGGGATCACGGCCGAGTTCGTGGGCGAGCGGATGGGGGACCGCGTCGCACGGGGGCAGGACCCCCTCCTGCGCCCGGTCTTCGTCAAGTTCCACGGCGCGGCCCGCGGTGTACTGACGGTCGCCCCCGACCTGCCCCCGGAGCTCTGCGTCGGTTTCCTCAGGGCCGCGGCCGAACAAGGCGGCCTGACCGCCTGGGTGCGCGTCTCCAGCGATACCCAGCCCGAGCGGCCCGACCTGCGCAGAACCGTCGGATGGGGCATCAAGCTGTTCGGCGTGCCGGGGCCGAAACTGCTCCAGGACGACACCCGGGCCGACACACAGGACCTCGTCCTGCAGAACCACGACGTCTTCTTCGTCGACACGGCCCGGGACATGTGCGAGTTCCAGCTGGACCAGGCGGCGTACCAGCAGCAGCACCCCCTCACCCGGCAGATCCTCGCGGACATGCGCAAGCCCGTCGAGAGCACGCTCACGTCGACGTACTGGGGCGTGCTGCCGTACGCCTTCGGGCCGGACCGGCACGTGAAGTACAAGCTCGTCCCGGCCGGCTGCGCGGACGGCGACCCCCGGGCGGTGCCGCCGGACGAGGACCCCTCCTTCCTGCGCGGGGACCTGCGCCACCGGCTGGCCGCCGGCCCGGCCGCCTTCGACCTGCTGCTCCAGTTCCGGACGGATCCGGACCGTATGCCGCTGGACCGGGCCACCGTGCGCTGGGAGGAGAGCGAGAGCGCGCCCGTGAGAGTGGCGCGGCTGACTCTGCATCAGCAGGACACGGCGGCACGGGGGCAGGAGGAGTACGGGGACAACCTCGCCTTCAACCCCTGGCACAGCCTGTCCGAGCACGAGCCCGTCGGCAGCATGGCCGAGGCCCGCAAGGTCGTCTACCGCGCGTCGGCGGCCCGGCGGCGCGACGCCAACGGCATTCCGGCGGCGGAGCCCGGTCCCGCGCGGCCGTCGGCCGCCGAACCGCACGGACGCGACACCCGGATCGTACGGGCCGCGGTGCACCCGGCGATCGGGGTGGCGCGGGTCGGCGACAGCGCGGAGGAGTTCTTCCTCGCCCCGGAGGTCGACGGGGCTCCCCCACCGGCCACCGGTACGTACAAGGACGCGAGCGGCGCGCTGAAGCGACAGGCGGTCCGGTTCCGGGTGTACGGCTACAACGCCGCCGGTGAGGCGGTGGCCGAGCTGACGGCGGACAACGCCGACCTGCGCTGGACCGTGGAGGTGGCCAACAAGAAGGCGGCCTGGTACCAGTTCCAGCTGGCCCTGGACATCCCCGAGGCGGCGCAGGCGCCCGCCACCACGCTGCGCAACCTCACGACGGTGCCCGCCGGGGAGCGCGACCGGCTGGCGATCCGGCCCGGGCCCCGCTCGATCCGGGGCCGCGAGCGCGCGGGGAAGCCCGAGTACGCGTTCGACACGGGGACGTTCCTCGGGCATCCCGTCTACCTGGGCGAACTGCGCACCGACGAAGCCGGCCGCCTGCTGTTCCTCGGCGGGCGCGGGGTGTCCGCCTCGTACCCCCCGGTCCAGGCGACGCACTTCGCCAACAACGACGGCTGGCACGACGACACCTGCGACGGGCCGGTCACCGCGCAGGTCCGCATCGACGGCAGGAGCGTCCCGGTCGATCCGGCCTGGGTGGTGGTCGCTCCCCCGAATTTCGCACCGGAGCTCACGTCGGTGCGCACGATGTACGACCTGATGTGCGACACCTTCGTGGCCGCGGGCATGCTGGCGCCGCCGGAGCGGGTCTCGTTCACCCACGACGTGCTGCCGGTGCTGCGCCGCCTGTGCGATCTGCAGTGGGTCAACCGCGGCTTCGCGGCCCTGTTCGGTCACGGTGGGCGCGAGCACTTCCTGGCACCCGGGCGACTGGCGGAGCTGGCCGGTCACGGTACGCGGCGCGACGAACTGCGGCAGCAGATCTGGGCGATGCTGCGGGATCCCGAGCGCGACGGGCTCTCCCCCGTGCCCTGGCCGCCGATCTACGGCGACTCGATGAGCGTGCGGCCGGTCTCCGAGCGCCAGCACCTGGCGCTCTCCCCGTTGCAGTACGGCATGCTGGCGCGCTGGGCCGCCGGGGACTTCGACGCCGACCATGATCCCGCGGCCACGCCGCCCACGGCGGCCCCGGGTTCCACCGCGCTGGACGGCCTGCCGCTCGCTCAGCGCCCGGCGGCCCTGGACCGGGCCGCCCTGTCGTACTGTCTGGCCGACGCCTTCCACCCCGGCTGTGAGCTCTCCTGGCCGATGCGTCACGCCACCTTGTACTCCGCGCCCTTCCGGGTGCGCCACCGCGACCCCGCCCGGCCCGAACCCGGTTACGGCTCCACGCTCACCCCGCAGGCGGTGCTCGCGATCGACGGTCCGCTGTACGCCCAGGAGCCGGGCGGTCTGACCCGCTGGATGGCCGTCCCCTGGCAGACCGACACCGCCCGCTGCCGCTCCGGGTACTACCTGGGCTTCGGGCCGCGGTACGACCCGTACCTGCCCACCTTCTGGCCTGCGCGGGTGCCCAACCACGTGCTGACGGAGGAGAACTACCGGACCGCCGTCGATCCCGCCGCCGACCCCGAGGAGCGTCGCACCGCCTTCGAGGACAGGGCGGTGTGGGACAGATGGCTGCCCTCCGACCGCATCGCCCAGATGAACGCCATGGTCAAGGACTTCGGCAAGCTCGGCATCATCGCACGGCGTGAAGTCCCCACCGCGGATACGGATACGGATAGGGACACCGATAGGGACACGGATACCGGCTCCGGTGACGTGGTGAGTCTCCCCGCGAGCATGCTGGTGGAGTCCGAGGTGGGGTTCCATCCCGAAGAGGCTCCGCCCCCGCTGCGGAACCTCGTGTGCCTGCACGTGCCCGAGGCCGCCGATCCCGACGTGCGGGAGGAGGCGGTGGCCGCCGCCATCGCCGCGGCCGACCGGCCCGACGAGGAGGTGCTGGCGGGGTACTTCGAGAAGGTCGCCCGCTTCCCGGAGACACCGTGA
- a CDS encoding SMI1/KNR4 family protein gives MWREIVEQYDGVDGADPASEQDLLDAERLLGAALPADLRTLLRESNGVMDADGTDIVWSAEQIARTNQEFRTREDVKHLYMPFDALLFVGDNGGGDQFALPILPVRPDVFVWDHENDSRTWVASSLAEYLRKALAQPGEDWYR, from the coding sequence ATGTGGCGTGAAATCGTGGAGCAGTACGACGGCGTAGATGGAGCGGACCCTGCGTCCGAGCAGGACTTGCTCGACGCAGAACGCTTGCTGGGAGCAGCGTTGCCAGCCGACCTGCGAACACTGCTTCGTGAATCCAACGGTGTGATGGACGCAGACGGCACGGATATCGTCTGGAGCGCAGAGCAAATCGCCCGGACCAACCAGGAGTTCCGAACGAGGGAGGACGTGAAGCACCTGTACATGCCGTTCGATGCTCTCCTCTTCGTCGGGGACAACGGCGGTGGAGACCAATTCGCCCTTCCGATTCTGCCGGTGCGCCCCGATGTCTTCGTCTGGGACCACGAGAACGACAGCCGGACCTGGGTGGCGTCGAGTCTGGCGGAGTACCTTCGAAAGGCGCTGGCGCAACCGGGTGAGGACTGGTACCGCTGA
- a CDS encoding GNAT family N-acetyltransferase yields the protein MEVNSGSGLASWERLPGYVFRPYRGHDDHDAMAAVRLGCAQRDRIDARSVVEGIPTAAEIAEASANLDAPSRNQVLVEHDGGVVGYSTIRWWQERDGTWLYLHRGYLLPEYRGQGIGSAMLNWAESRIRRLVQQHGTTRTAVFGANAMASEQDATALLLESGYRRVFSLIELELAALRRLPDPDGEALPAGIRVGAVGPSSYRAAWKTVVDSYAHAAFTERWTFESFLATADPTCWRAGWDGEDMAGVALCSIRRQDPTVGEVEELSVRAESRRLGLGRALLLDGLRCLREHGAETARLYTGTANPHRSYDLYESVGFRRQNEYVRYRKPIAA from the coding sequence GTGGAGGTGAACAGCGGCAGCGGCCTCGCATCGTGGGAACGGTTGCCTGGCTACGTCTTCCGGCCGTACCGCGGCCACGACGACCATGACGCGATGGCCGCTGTGCGGCTCGGCTGCGCGCAGCGGGACCGGATCGACGCCCGCTCGGTTGTGGAAGGAATCCCGACGGCAGCCGAGATCGCCGAAGCCTCCGCCAACCTCGATGCCCCATCCCGGAACCAGGTCTTGGTGGAGCACGACGGTGGCGTCGTCGGCTACTCGACGATCAGGTGGTGGCAGGAGCGAGACGGAACGTGGTTGTACCTGCACCGCGGCTACCTGCTGCCCGAGTACCGCGGCCAGGGCATCGGCTCAGCCATGCTCAACTGGGCGGAAAGCCGTATCCGCCGGCTCGTGCAGCAGCATGGAACCACACGGACGGCTGTGTTCGGCGCGAACGCCATGGCCTCTGAACAGGACGCAACGGCGCTGCTGCTCGAATCGGGATACCGGCGTGTCTTCAGCCTGATAGAGCTGGAGTTGGCCGCTCTCCGACGACTCCCCGACCCCGACGGAGAGGCGTTGCCGGCCGGCATCCGAGTCGGTGCGGTCGGTCCGAGCAGCTACCGCGCGGCCTGGAAGACGGTCGTCGATTCGTATGCGCATGCCGCCTTCACCGAGAGGTGGACGTTCGAGAGCTTCCTCGCCACTGCCGACCCGACCTGCTGGCGGGCTGGTTGGGACGGGGAAGACATGGCCGGGGTCGCCCTGTGCTCCATCCGTCGGCAGGACCCCACTGTGGGCGAAGTAGAAGAATTGAGCGTCCGGGCAGAGTCGAGGCGTCTGGGTCTTGGGCGGGCCCTGCTGCTGGACGGGTTGCGATGTCTTCGCGAACACGGAGCAGAGACCGCTCGTTTGTACACCGGGACCGCGAATCCGCACCGGTCCTACGACCTCTACGAGAGCGTAGGGTTCCGGCGCCAGAACGAGTACGTCCGCTACCGCAAACCAATCGCCGCCTGA
- a CDS encoding flavodoxin family protein, giving the protein MKTLLVCTSVSHGNTRRVAQAMAEVLDARVVAPDEVEASDLAGYDLVGFGSGVFAQRMHRDLLGFVRTVPRSGPSPASTAVRAFVFATSGLPEPAFAPFTRPLVRLLEGRGFEVAGTFTCRALDTWLPFRLIGGINRRRPDADDLGAARAFARRLTNDPAAAGDRSRGTDR; this is encoded by the coding sequence ATGAAGACCCTGCTCGTGTGCACGTCGGTATCCCACGGCAACACCCGTCGTGTGGCGCAGGCGATGGCCGAGGTGCTCGATGCCCGGGTGGTCGCACCGGACGAAGTGGAGGCGTCGGATCTGGCGGGCTACGACCTCGTGGGATTCGGCTCCGGCGTCTTCGCGCAGCGGATGCACCGCGACCTGCTCGGGTTCGTCCGGACCGTGCCGCGGTCGGGGCCGTCCCCGGCGTCGACCGCGGTCCGCGCTTTCGTGTTCGCCACGAGCGGCCTGCCGGAGCCGGCGTTCGCACCGTTCACCCGTCCGCTGGTACGCCTGCTCGAAGGAAGGGGCTTCGAGGTGGCGGGCACCTTCACCTGCCGCGCGCTCGACACGTGGCTGCCGTTCCGGCTGATCGGCGGCATCAACAGGCGGCGTCCCGACGCGGACGACTTGGGCGCCGCCCGGGCCTTCGCCCGACGGCTCACGAACGACCCCGCGGCCGCAGGGGACCGGTCCAGGGGAACGGATCGGTGA
- a CDS encoding glutaredoxin domain-containing protein yields the protein MMRAWILPMLLVLSGSAVATGQIFKGSPGTAAALLPAFLALAAVNSPLIFPRSVGAQEAQRRSTVDGRPVVFWRPGCKYCIRLRIRLGRSASQLHWVDIWRDPAGAAAVRAANDGNETVPTVVVAGRPHINPDPAWVREQLSPSTRSGTAP from the coding sequence ATGATGCGCGCTTGGATCCTGCCGATGCTGCTTGTGCTCAGCGGCTCAGCCGTCGCGACTGGGCAGATCTTCAAGGGGAGCCCCGGCACGGCAGCGGCACTCCTGCCGGCGTTCCTGGCGCTCGCCGCTGTGAACTCACCCCTGATCTTCCCGAGGTCGGTTGGTGCGCAGGAGGCACAACGCCGCAGCACGGTCGACGGCCGACCGGTCGTCTTCTGGCGGCCGGGCTGCAAGTACTGCATACGACTGCGCATCCGGCTGGGTCGCAGCGCCAGCCAATTGCATTGGGTCGACATCTGGCGCGACCCGGCAGGAGCCGCAGCGGTGAGAGCGGCCAACGACGGCAACGAGACCGTGCCGACCGTCGTCGTGGCGGGCCGGCCACACATCAACCCCGATCCCGCATGGGTGCGCGAACAGCTCTCCCCCTCCACGCGGTCAGGAACCGCGCCTTGA